A stretch of Bacillus pseudomycoides DNA encodes these proteins:
- a CDS encoding multidrug efflux SMR transporter, translating to MAWVFLIIAGICEIVGVLFMKVATEKKGWAPKLILIANFGVSFFFLSLAMDSLPMGTAYAIWTGIGTAGSALLGILIFHESADWRRLAFLSCILCGAVGLKLMS from the coding sequence ATGGCATGGGTATTTTTAATTATTGCTGGTATTTGTGAGATTGTTGGTGTACTGTTTATGAAAGTAGCCACTGAAAAAAAAGGCTGGGCACCCAAACTGATTTTAATCGCGAACTTTGGCGTAAGCTTCTTCTTCTTATCACTTGCAATGGACTCACTACCAATGGGAACAGCTTACGCCATTTGGACCGGAATTGGAACTGCCGGAAGTGCACTTTTAGGTATTCTTATCTTCCACGAATCAGCTGATTGGCGTCGCCTTGCCTTCTTAAGCTGCATTTTATGCGGTGCTGTTGGCTTAAAATTAATGAGCTAA
- a CDS encoding DUF3975 family protein has product MWKAKGKQILTGIILGTVILLQMSFHIIEWLFHKVISVLTFLPNMAIEVVSIAWSIIASIIIIIVWSIAKLWSKSFKKDSSSEKK; this is encoded by the coding sequence ATGTGGAAAGCAAAAGGAAAACAAATCCTAACTGGGATTATACTCGGAACCGTTATTCTACTGCAAATGAGCTTTCATATTATAGAATGGCTATTTCATAAAGTTATTTCTGTTCTTACATTCCTTCCCAACATGGCAATTGAAGTCGTATCCATCGCTTGGTCGATTATCGCCTCCATTATAATCATTATTGTTTGGAGTATCGCTAAACTTTGGAGCAAATCATTCAAAAAAGACAGTTCTTCCGAAAAGAAGTAA
- a CDS encoding ABC-2 transporter permease, translated as MKQLILKDFVVQWKFLIWYLLYPLLLYAISQDSRSVFTAIIVIIPFLATMTTFHNDEKNCSGKILNSLPVTRKQIVLAKYVFTFLILSMSVIIASSIISIEFGVGAIKFIKETVVSSIDLVVIYLSIVIPIYFVFGYQKARFIAFIILLAPVVIGEVFLKINVEQTVFQSSVLLSICAICALATSIFVCTKLYERRDI; from the coding sequence ATGAAACAACTCATACTTAAAGACTTTGTTGTACAATGGAAGTTTTTGATTTGGTATTTACTGTATCCTCTTTTACTATATGCAATCAGTCAAGACAGTCGAAGTGTATTCACTGCTATCATCGTAATTATTCCATTTTTGGCTACAATGACTACATTTCACAATGATGAAAAAAATTGTAGTGGGAAAATATTAAATAGCTTACCCGTGACGCGGAAACAGATTGTGTTAGCAAAGTATGTGTTTACATTTTTAATTCTTAGTATGAGCGTTATAATTGCTAGTTCTATAATCAGTATTGAGTTTGGAGTAGGGGCAATAAAATTCATAAAAGAAACTGTTGTTAGTAGCATTGATCTTGTTGTGATTTATTTAAGTATTGTGATTCCAATCTATTTTGTATTCGGATATCAAAAAGCTAGATTCATCGCATTTATTATATTACTAGCACCAGTAGTGATCGGAGAAGTTTTCTTAAAAATAAATGTTGAACAAACAGTATTTCAATCTAGTGTCTTATTGTCAATATGTGCAATATGCGCACTAGCTACATCCATTTTTGTTTGTACAAAATTATATGAGCGAAGAGATATATAG
- a CDS encoding ABC-2 transporter permease: protein MGQLILKDIFLQRYMFILYFVTSILIFISMAPEQNGFVISCMTLGVMGVSVSMYIEERNKSESVLISLPLLRRDIVIAKYISTLIFLIVSIAITYFIVFCIGQFNNWKEGTIFKSIVVDIPWHVVFTGILCPIIFSAFTLPVQYLAKYQVVRALSILVIFPIVMLCGMFGNIPAEKVGPLSEWITNSDRLISLLVIIVGVISLYVCSLFFSIKLFQDKDLYTE from the coding sequence ATGGGACAGCTCATATTGAAAGATATTTTTTTGCAAAGATACATGTTCATTCTTTATTTCGTTACTTCTATACTTATATTTATTTCAATGGCACCAGAGCAAAATGGATTTGTTATTAGTTGTATGACATTGGGGGTTATGGGGGTTAGTGTTTCTATGTATATAGAAGAGCGAAATAAAAGTGAAAGTGTACTTATTAGTTTGCCTCTTTTACGTAGAGATATTGTTATAGCGAAGTATATATCCACTTTAATTTTTCTTATCGTTTCCATTGCTATTACATATTTTATAGTTTTTTGTATAGGTCAATTCAATAATTGGAAGGAAGGGACGATTTTTAAATCCATTGTTGTAGATATTCCGTGGCATGTTGTTTTTACTGGTATACTTTGTCCTATTATTTTTAGCGCTTTTACGCTCCCCGTGCAATACTTGGCTAAGTATCAAGTTGTCAGGGCATTATCTATACTTGTTATATTTCCAATTGTTATGCTATGTGGGATGTTCGGAAATATTCCAGCTGAAAAAGTAGGGCCGCTATCAGAATGGATAACAAATTCAGACCGACTAATTAGTTTGCTTGTTATTATAGTTGGCGTAATAAGTTTATACGTATGTTCTTTGTTTTTTTCGATTAAGCTATTTCAGGATAAAGATTTATATACTGAGTGA
- a CDS encoding ABC-2 transporter permease, which translates to MRQLIFKELYMQRFQFVVYIILSGFAFGFDMKSQNGFLISCILLSIFAMYTSLHIDERNNSDRILNSLPLLRKHVVIAKYISFILLILISICITVFVSFGFYVIGQFDRVVAGYYPLFGSAIPWNLAIVGFGVTLLYAILLLPIVFTFGGKIATYASMILPIIIMILNRHILPQILNVLTFVQHVLGNIPKWTLWGIGIFLLGLLTSASIRVSIQYYQRRDL; encoded by the coding sequence ATGCGTCAGCTCATATTTAAAGAGTTATATATGCAGCGATTCCAGTTTGTTGTATATATTATTTTATCAGGATTTGCTTTCGGTTTTGATATGAAATCACAAAATGGTTTTTTAATAAGTTGTATACTTCTTTCTATCTTTGCAATGTATACATCATTACATATTGATGAGAGAAACAATAGTGATCGTATATTGAATAGCCTACCTTTATTACGTAAACATGTAGTAATTGCAAAATATATTTCATTTATTTTGCTTATATTAATAAGTATATGTATAACTGTTTTTGTTTCATTCGGTTTCTATGTAATTGGTCAATTCGATAGAGTAGTAGCGGGGTATTATCCTCTTTTTGGTAGTGCGATACCATGGAATTTAGCGATAGTAGGTTTCGGAGTAACTTTATTGTATGCAATTTTGCTACTACCTATTGTATTTACATTTGGAGGGAAGATAGCTACTTATGCTTCGATGATATTGCCAATCATTATAATGATATTGAATAGACACATATTACCTCAAATTTTAAATGTATTAACGTTTGTACAACATGTACTTGGGAACATACCGAAATGGACTTTATGGGGAATAGGAATTTTCTTATTAGGTTTGTTAACTAGTGCGTCGATCAGAGTATCCATTCAATACTATCAAAGACGTGATTTGTAG
- a CDS encoding ABC transporter ATP-binding protein: MLELKNVCKNYQDFSVRNVSFTLPRGYIMGFVGPNGAGKSTTIKMIMNLVRRNSGDIIIFGKNNQKAEKEIKQNIGFVYDENHYYEDLTCEQMKKIIAPLYKNWDEAQYQTYMERLQVPKNKKIKQLSKGMKMKFAIAMALSHHAELIIMDEPTSGLDPVVRSELLDMLQEIVMEEEISVLFSTHITTDLERIADYITFINEGEIVFTGEKDEILENHVIVKGSNDLLDLEGKELFIGLRKNKFGFEGLAKDKQAIEDWFGNEVVLEKPTLDDIVVYTAKGRMVNASAHI; encoded by the coding sequence ATGTTAGAGTTAAAAAACGTTTGTAAAAACTATCAAGATTTTTCAGTGAGAAATGTAAGTTTTACATTGCCACGCGGATATATTATGGGATTTGTCGGGCCAAATGGTGCTGGGAAAAGTACGACCATTAAAATGATTATGAATTTAGTAAGACGAAATAGTGGTGATATTATCATTTTCGGTAAGAACAATCAAAAAGCAGAAAAAGAAATTAAGCAAAATATCGGATTTGTATACGATGAAAATCACTATTATGAAGATTTAACATGTGAACAAATGAAGAAGATTATTGCACCTTTATATAAGAATTGGGATGAAGCGCAATATCAAACATATATGGAGAGATTACAAGTTCCAAAAAACAAAAAGATTAAGCAGCTATCAAAAGGGATGAAAATGAAATTTGCGATTGCGATGGCATTATCACATCATGCGGAGCTCATCATTATGGATGAACCAACATCAGGATTAGATCCAGTTGTCCGTAGTGAACTGCTCGATATGCTGCAAGAAATTGTAATGGAAGAAGAAATATCTGTATTATTCTCGACGCATATTACAACAGACCTAGAGCGTATTGCGGATTACATTACGTTCATAAACGAAGGCGAAATCGTCTTTACAGGAGAGAAAGATGAGATATTAGAAAATCATGTAATCGTAAAAGGAAGCAATGATTTATTAGATCTAGAAGGGAAAGAACTCTTTATCGGATTACGTAAAAATAAATTTGGTTTTGAAGGATTGGCCAAGGATAAACAAGCGATTGAAGATTGGTTTGGAAATGAAGTTGTACTAGAAAAACCGACTTTAGATGACATTGTTGTTTATACGGCGAAGGGGAGAATGGTTAATGCGTCAGCTCATATTTAA
- a CDS encoding GntR family transcriptional regulator, with the protein MNIIISNSSPDPIYEQISKQLRQLILNGGLKGGDRLPSIRSLAKELQISVITTKRAYEELEKEGYIETVAGKGTYVSVQNNELIREQRLRLLENKAEEIVNESKFLQLSLEELQQMIAFLYKGE; encoded by the coding sequence ATGAATATTATTATTTCAAATTCTTCTCCAGACCCTATTTATGAACAAATTAGTAAGCAATTAAGGCAGCTTATCTTAAATGGTGGTCTAAAGGGTGGAGATCGATTGCCGTCTATCCGTAGTTTAGCGAAAGAACTACAGATTAGTGTGATTACGACGAAACGTGCGTATGAAGAGCTTGAAAAAGAAGGGTATATTGAAACTGTTGCGGGAAAAGGGACGTATGTCTCCGTGCAAAATAACGAGCTGATACGCGAACAAAGATTGCGCTTGTTAGAAAATAAAGCGGAAGAAATCGTAAATGAAAGTAAATTTCTGCAGCTTTCACTGGAAGAATTACAACAGATGATTGCGTTTCTATATAAGGGGGAATAA